The following are encoded together in the Bombus pascuorum chromosome 10, iyBomPasc1.1, whole genome shotgun sequence genome:
- the LOC132911252 gene encoding carcinine transporter isoform X2 — translation MEDLDENQTSESANAKTTANANDEEDNETYSQCTRYDIDWTAENISVVTTASYVPNASWPIVPCDHGWEYETSEVKSSIVIDFDLVCDHAIYPTIGLVALNTGGPIGVYLFGTLNDRIGRRLSFFTCLATLITGGFLTSMSNSFWTWAATRVVVGLTIPAIYQIPFIISLELVGPNYRSFVTVMTCSFYTMGLCMLAGVTYLIRDWRTLAITTSAPFLLYFLYWWLLPESPRWLLAKSRLVEANEVLERLAKVNGKELPTSFSQKLRQRMMMSRSKSEEERLRNGPGVLSLFKTPNMRLKTCLITLNWFANNMVYVGLSYYGPALGNEEHLSFFFSSLAEIPSYMACWIVMDRWGRRWPLCLSMVLAGVSCIATVLLSSDAVVTTLILFLLSKSAISASFLIIYPFAGELYPTQLRGVAIGFSAYISGLGLIIIPFVTYLGKENLVLPLVILGVVSVIGGLSGLRLPETLHHRLPQTVEEGELFGKDWTCADCFRCVPTKPSSAAASYEDLSIRETVEMHEVPEAPIPQRLLEDQQRPSNASVRRLVRQSSVMDTQRDSDGSIKMTYWF, via the exons ATGGAAGACTTGGATGAAAATCAAACGTCCGAATCAGCGAACGCCAAGACGACTGCAAACGCGAACGACGAA GAGGACAATGAAACGTACAGTCAATGCACACGATACGATATCGATTGGACAGCGGAAAATATTTCTGTCGTGACAACGGCTTCTTATGTGCCAAATGCATCGTGGCCCATTGTTCCATGCGATCATGGTTGGGAGTATGAAACTTCAGAAGTAAAATCTTCTATCGTTATCGAT TTCGATCTCGTGTGCGATCATGCCATTTATCCGACGATTGGGTTGGTCGCTCTAAACACGGGAGGACCAATTGGAGTGTACCTTTTCGGCACGCTAAACGATAG AATTGGTAGAAGATTGTCTTTCTTCACGTGTCTGGCGACTTTAATAACCGGTGGATTTTTAACGTCGATGTCGAACAGCTTTTGGACCTGGGCTGCTACCAGGGTGGTCGTTGGTTTAACCATTCCTGCTATTTATCAGATACCTTTTATCATAT CTTTGGAACTGGTTGGACCAAATTATCGATCATTCGTGACAGTGATGACGTGCAGCTTCTATACAATGGGATTGTGTATGTTGGCTGGTGTGACCTATTTGATAAGAGATTGGAGAACGCTTGCCATAACCACGAGCGCACCCtttcttttgtatttcttaTACTGGTG GTTGCTGCCAGAATCACCGAGATGGTTATTGGCGAAAAGTCGATTAGTTGAAGCTAACGAAGTCTTGGAACGATTAGCCAAAGTAAATGGGAAAGAGTTACCTACTTCTTTCTCGCAAAAACTACGTCAACGAATGATGATGTCACGATCAAAAAGTGAGGAGGAGAGATTACGTAACGGGCCCGGTGTATTGTCTCTCTTCAAAACACCAAATATGCGTTTGAAGACATGTCTCATTACTCTAAATTG GTTTGCCAATAATATGGTATATGTCGGATTATCATATTACGGGCCAGCGTTGGGTAACGAGGAACACCTGAGCTTTTTCTTCTCGTCTCTGGCTGAAATTCCAAGCTACATGGCCTGCTGGATCGTAATGGATCGATGGGGTCGCCGATGGCCTCTTTGCTTGTCCATGGTACTCGCTGGTGTATCGTGCATTGCTACGGTTCTTTTGTCATCTG ATGCAGTTGTGACGACGCTAATTCTATTCCTCTTATCAAAATCCGCAATATCAGcctcttttttaattatatatccGTTCGCCGGTGAACTTTACCCTACACAACTACGCGGCGTAGCGATAGGTTTCTCCGCCTACATCAGTGGTCTCGGCCTTATAATCATTCCTTTTGTTACTTATCTT GGCAAGGAGAACTTGGTACTGCCCCTCGTGATTCTTGGCGTCGTATCTGTAATCGGCGGACTGTCTGGCTTGCGTTTGCCGGAGACGCTGCATCATCGATTACCACAGACTGTGGAGGAAGGGGAGCTGTTTGGAAAGGATTGGACTTGTGCCGATTGTTTTCGTTGCGTCCCGACCAA ACCTTCATCGGCCGCGGCTTCTTACGAAGATTTATCGATCAGAGAGACGGTGGAGATGCACGAAGTACCTGAGGCACCGATTCCTCAGAGACTGTTAGAGGATCAACAAAGGCCCAGTAATGCGAGCGTACGTCGGCTGGTTCGACAATCCAGCGTGATGGACACGCAACGGGACTCCGATGGATCCATTAAGATGACTTACTGGTTTTAG
- the LOC132911252 gene encoding carcinine transporter isoform X1: MEDLDENQTSESANAKTTANANDEDGFDLDDLLPIVGEFGRYQKQLLWLVCLPACLPCGFCAFNQLFMSDTPPHWCKVPGLETLDVSRRKRLAIPISQEDNETYSQCTRYDIDWTAENISVVTTASYVPNASWPIVPCDHGWEYETSEVKSSIVIDFDLVCDHAIYPTIGLVALNTGGPIGVYLFGTLNDRIGRRLSFFTCLATLITGGFLTSMSNSFWTWAATRVVVGLTIPAIYQIPFIISLELVGPNYRSFVTVMTCSFYTMGLCMLAGVTYLIRDWRTLAITTSAPFLLYFLYWWLLPESPRWLLAKSRLVEANEVLERLAKVNGKELPTSFSQKLRQRMMMSRSKSEEERLRNGPGVLSLFKTPNMRLKTCLITLNWFANNMVYVGLSYYGPALGNEEHLSFFFSSLAEIPSYMACWIVMDRWGRRWPLCLSMVLAGVSCIATVLLSSDAVVTTLILFLLSKSAISASFLIIYPFAGELYPTQLRGVAIGFSAYISGLGLIIIPFVTYLGKENLVLPLVILGVVSVIGGLSGLRLPETLHHRLPQTVEEGELFGKDWTCADCFRCVPTKPSSAAASYEDLSIRETVEMHEVPEAPIPQRLLEDQQRPSNASVRRLVRQSSVMDTQRDSDGSIKMTYWF, translated from the exons ATGGAAGACTTGGATGAAAATCAAACGTCCGAATCAGCGAACGCCAAGACGACTGCAAACGCGAACGACGAA GATGGCTTCGACCTCGACGATCTTCTACCGATCGTCGGTGAATTCGGTCGTTATCAGAAGCAACTTCTCTGGCTCGTGTGTCTTCCGGCGTGTCTTCCATGTGGTTTTTGCGCCTTCAATCAACTTTTCATGTCCGACACGCCACCTCACTGGTGCAAAGTACCGGGGTTGGAGACTCTGGATGTCTCCCGGAGAAAGAGACTCGCGATTCCAATTAGTCAG GAGGACAATGAAACGTACAGTCAATGCACACGATACGATATCGATTGGACAGCGGAAAATATTTCTGTCGTGACAACGGCTTCTTATGTGCCAAATGCATCGTGGCCCATTGTTCCATGCGATCATGGTTGGGAGTATGAAACTTCAGAAGTAAAATCTTCTATCGTTATCGAT TTCGATCTCGTGTGCGATCATGCCATTTATCCGACGATTGGGTTGGTCGCTCTAAACACGGGAGGACCAATTGGAGTGTACCTTTTCGGCACGCTAAACGATAG AATTGGTAGAAGATTGTCTTTCTTCACGTGTCTGGCGACTTTAATAACCGGTGGATTTTTAACGTCGATGTCGAACAGCTTTTGGACCTGGGCTGCTACCAGGGTGGTCGTTGGTTTAACCATTCCTGCTATTTATCAGATACCTTTTATCATAT CTTTGGAACTGGTTGGACCAAATTATCGATCATTCGTGACAGTGATGACGTGCAGCTTCTATACAATGGGATTGTGTATGTTGGCTGGTGTGACCTATTTGATAAGAGATTGGAGAACGCTTGCCATAACCACGAGCGCACCCtttcttttgtatttcttaTACTGGTG GTTGCTGCCAGAATCACCGAGATGGTTATTGGCGAAAAGTCGATTAGTTGAAGCTAACGAAGTCTTGGAACGATTAGCCAAAGTAAATGGGAAAGAGTTACCTACTTCTTTCTCGCAAAAACTACGTCAACGAATGATGATGTCACGATCAAAAAGTGAGGAGGAGAGATTACGTAACGGGCCCGGTGTATTGTCTCTCTTCAAAACACCAAATATGCGTTTGAAGACATGTCTCATTACTCTAAATTG GTTTGCCAATAATATGGTATATGTCGGATTATCATATTACGGGCCAGCGTTGGGTAACGAGGAACACCTGAGCTTTTTCTTCTCGTCTCTGGCTGAAATTCCAAGCTACATGGCCTGCTGGATCGTAATGGATCGATGGGGTCGCCGATGGCCTCTTTGCTTGTCCATGGTACTCGCTGGTGTATCGTGCATTGCTACGGTTCTTTTGTCATCTG ATGCAGTTGTGACGACGCTAATTCTATTCCTCTTATCAAAATCCGCAATATCAGcctcttttttaattatatatccGTTCGCCGGTGAACTTTACCCTACACAACTACGCGGCGTAGCGATAGGTTTCTCCGCCTACATCAGTGGTCTCGGCCTTATAATCATTCCTTTTGTTACTTATCTT GGCAAGGAGAACTTGGTACTGCCCCTCGTGATTCTTGGCGTCGTATCTGTAATCGGCGGACTGTCTGGCTTGCGTTTGCCGGAGACGCTGCATCATCGATTACCACAGACTGTGGAGGAAGGGGAGCTGTTTGGAAAGGATTGGACTTGTGCCGATTGTTTTCGTTGCGTCCCGACCAA ACCTTCATCGGCCGCGGCTTCTTACGAAGATTTATCGATCAGAGAGACGGTGGAGATGCACGAAGTACCTGAGGCACCGATTCCTCAGAGACTGTTAGAGGATCAACAAAGGCCCAGTAATGCGAGCGTACGTCGGCTGGTTCGACAATCCAGCGTGATGGACACGCAACGGGACTCCGATGGATCCATTAAGATGACTTACTGGTTTTAG